The following coding sequences are from one Helicoverpa zea isolate HzStark_Cry1AcR chromosome 4, ilHelZeax1.1, whole genome shotgun sequence window:
- the LOC124630019 gene encoding histidine-rich glycoprotein-like has translation MKLLVAVALLCLASAYCRELAEEDKDLVAAASGKSSHHEEGGGHEHHADHHHEHGHKGHKGHKGHHHHHKGEHGHHGKHHKEGHHHEHGGHHKKHWDEHDHHGHHHEHGHHHKGGKHGHHKHHDKGEKTDGYHKKYHKDEFHKDHHFYDDHHKEGKHHKHGHHHGHHEDKGGHHKKGGHHEHGHHEHHHGHHKHHDKHHHDEDHKGHKGHHGHEEHHHHHHDHGKKGGHHDHKDWGFHHGKH, from the coding sequence ATGAAACTGTTAGTAGCAGTGGCACTCCTGTGCCTAGCTTCGGCTTACTGCCGCGAGCTAGCTGAAGAGGACAAGGATTTGGTAGCAGCAGCCAGTGGGAAGAGCAGTCACCATGAAGAAGGAGGCGGTCACGAACATCATGCTGATCACCATCACGAGCATGGACACAAGGGACACAAGGGCCATAAAGGACATCATCACCACCACAAAGGCGAGCATGGACACCATGGAAAGCACCACAAGGAAGGACACCACCACGAACATGGCGGTCACCACAAGAAGCACTGGGATGAGCACGACCACCACGGTCACCACCACGAGCATGGACACCACCACAAGGGCGGCAAACACGGTCACCACAAGCATCACGACAAGGGAGAGAAGACCGACGGCTACCACAAGAAGTACCACAAGGACGAGTTCCACAAGGACCATCACTTCTACGATGACCACCACAAGGAAGGCAAGCATCACAAGCATGGTCACCATCACGGACATCATGAAGATAAGGGAGGACACCACAAGAAGGGAGGTCACCACGAACATGGACACCATGAGCATCATCACGGTCATCATAAGCATCACGACAAGCATCATCACGATGAAGACCACAAGGGACACAAGGGTCATCACGGTCATGAAgaacaccatcatcatcatcatgatcatGGCAAGAAGGGAGGTCACCACGACCACAAGGATTGGGGCTTCCACCATGGAAAACATTGA
- the LOC124629939 gene encoding histidine-rich glycoprotein-like, whose translation MKLLVAVAFLCLASAYCWELGEEKDLVAAASGKGGKSSHHEEGGGHHHHAEHHHDHGHKGHKGHHGHHHHHKGDHGHHGHHHKGEHHHEHGGHHKKHWDEHDHHGDHHEHGHHHKGGKHGHHEHHDKGEHVDGYHKKYHKDSFHKDHHFYDGDHKEGKHHKHGHHHGHHEDKGGHHKKGGHHEHGHHEHHHGHHGHHDKHHHGHDDKGHHGHHGHDEHHHHHHDHGKKGGHGDHKDWGFHHGKH comes from the coding sequence ATGAAACTGTTAGTAGCAGTAGCATTCCTGTGCCTAGCTTCGGCTTACTGCTGGGAGTTAGGTGAGGAGAAGGATCTTGTGGCAGCAGCTAGTGGGAAGGGTGGGAAGAGTAGTCACCATGAAGAAGGAGGCGGCCATCACCACCATGCCGAGCATCACCATGACCATGGACACAAGGGACACAAAGGACACCATGGACACCACCACCACCATAAGGGCGATCATGGTCACCATGGACATCACCACAAAGGAGAACACCATCACGAACACGGCGGTCATCACAAGAAGCACTGGGATGAGCACGACCACCATGGCGACCACCATGAACATGGACACCACCACAAGGGCGGCAAACACGGCCATCATGAACACCACGACAAGGGAGAACACGTTGATGGTTACCACAAGAAATACCATAAGGACAGCTTCCACAAGGACCATCACTTCTATGACGGCGACCACAAGGAAGGCAAGCACCATAAGCATGGCCATCACCATGGACACCATGAAGATAAGGGAGGACACCACAAGAAGGGCGGTCACCACGAACATGGACACCATGAGCATCATCACGGGCATCACGGACACCATGACAAGCACCATCACGGTCATGACGATAAGGGACATCATGGCCATCACGGACACgatgaacatcatcatcatcaccacgACCATGGCAAGAAGGGAGGTCATGGAGACCACAAAGACTGGGGCTTCCACCATGGTAAACACTAA